One Leopardus geoffroyi isolate Oge1 chromosome E1, O.geoffroyi_Oge1_pat1.0, whole genome shotgun sequence genomic window, AGCCACACTCAGCCAACTCTCTCCCCACAGTGGGAGACAAAGTGCCCGCTGACCTCCGCCTCCTCGAGATCAAGTCCACCACTCTGAGAGTGGACCAGTCCATCCTGACAGGTGAGGCCTGGAGGCTGGGGCTGAGCAGGGGCtaggtcagggggtggggggtgccttcACATAAGGCTTCTCATTTCTGATTCCACAACCAGGTGAATCGGTGTCTGTGACCAAACACACAGATGCTATCCTGGATCCCAGAGCTGTGAACCAGGACAAGAAGAACATGCTATTCTCTGTAAGTCCCTGGGATGGCTGGACACTGctaataaaaacagtaacatttaGATGAATCAGTTAAAGCCCTACAAAAAGAACTTCATCGATTATTGACAATATGTACAAATTTATGGTATTAGTGATAGCTTGTGTTTACTGAaggctgtgtgcctggcactattCTAAGCCCTTTACGTGTATTTATTCCTCACACTGCTTTTGAAATGAGTACTCTTATTCTTCACATTTTCCAGCAAGGAAACAGGCATAGAGAGGGtaagtaaattgcccaaggtcgcacagccagtgaatggcagagctgggatgtgaactCAGACGCTCGGAGTCCAGAGATTTTCCTCCTACCTGCTAGGCTTTACCCTGCCTTAATCTATAGAGGGACAGAGCTTGCCTATAATTTCCCAGTGGAGACACCTCTAGAGAGAAGATGGTTGCCAAAGTGGTGGAGTATGGCAGAAACAGTTCATATCTCAGATGGGAAAACTGACCCCCTAAGGCAAGATGCCAGGGCCCGGTGGTTCTTTTCAGGGAGAGTGGTGGGTTCAGCCATGGTGGGAATGATATGGCCCTGTGGCCTCAGAGGTACTTAACCAGCGAAGGTTACAGGCCGCCCAGAAACAGCCAGAAGCTGAACACAGAAGCCACGATAGGTCAGGCCATTTGGCCATGTCCCAGGGCACCAAGGTATAGGGCTAGAAGACTTCCCCAGAAGTGACCAGAAATGGAGAACACAACATTTGCTCCGAGTTCTTCTTAAGAACTGCCTGCCTAGATGCATGGAAGCCTTGGACAAGCtgctttggggtggggagggacttTACAAGGCATGCTCCAGCATCAGCAGCTGTCACTAAGCAGCCTTCTGAGGTGCACGCTCTGGCTAACTGCAGGTCATTTCCTTAGCTGAGGGGCCTGCAAattgtggggggcagggggatgggagaGTAGAAGCTGCAATGCTCaggacaagagaaaagaaactgaggttgCTACTGGCACCTACCTTTTCTCCAGCCTCAGCCCAGGACACCTGTCTGAAGGGGTACCGGGTTATTAGCCTCTTCAGAGAAGCTCCTTTATGGGACCATTTTATCAAAGAGGACACAGAGGCTCAAGTCCATTTTATCAAAGAGGACACAGAGGACACAGAGGCTAGCCTTTACATCAGGACTTAAGGATTTTACCAGGGCCCTGGGAGTGGATGGACGTAAACTTGTTTTCTGGattcttcagtaaatatttacagattattTACCTAGGATCACAGTCAGCTTTGGCACTCCTACATGGCCACATTGGCTTTTTATGAATCACATTTTGGGGGATTGGTGTTGTGCTGTGCTGGTTGATCCTATCGTCAATATTGGCCTGGTGCTTCCCCATGCTAGTCACTGGGGACGTGGTGCTGAACCAAGCCCTTGCCTTCATAGAGCTGACACTGTCATCAAGATGACAGCGATAGCCTGGTCCTACATAGCTGCGTAAGTCTGAGAGCACTGACACGGAGACAAAAAGCCTAGTAGGGGGATAAGCACCTTACGCCAGCCCGAAGGAGTCAGGGGTCCTCAGCCCTAACCAGGGTGCTAAGCAGCCCTTCTCACCTCTCCCTTGGCCAGGGTACCAACATCGCATCGGGCAAGGCACTGGGGGTGGCAGTGGCCACAGGCCTGCACACAGAGCTGGGTAAGATCCGGAGTCAGATGGCGGCAGTGGAGCCAGAGCGGACACCGCTGCAGCACAAGCTGGATGAGTTCGGGCGGCAGCTGTCCCGTGCCATCTCTGTGATCTGTGTGGCCGTGTGGGTCATCAACATCAGCCACTTCGCTGACCCAGCCCATGGTGGCTCCTGGCTTCGTGGTGCCGTCTACTACTTCAAGATTGCCGTGGCTCTGGCTGTGGCTGCCATCCCTGAGGGCCTCCCAGCTGTTATCACTACATGCCTGGCTCTGGGCACACGGCGCATGGCACGCAAGAATGCCATTGTGCGGAGTCTGCCCTCTGTGGAGACGCTGGGCTGCACCTCGGTCATCTGCTCCGACAAGACCGGCACACTCACCACCAATCAGATGTCTGTCTGCCGGGTGAGTGGCTGCGGCCAGCTTGGGGCCCCACCGGTGTTGCCGTGTGGCGTTCAGCTGGCCGAATTCCCTCTTTGGGCTGCCCCTTGACTGCTCTTTGGCAGCGGATGGAGGAGAGAGCCTGTGGGCTGCCCCACGGTGGGGAGCAGATCCAGGTTTTCCCGGGGCAGAGCAGCTAAGTCTGGCTGGACACGTGTCACTAGAGCCCACATGTCACTGTGGCGGGTCATTGCCTATGaagctcagtttcttcacctgcagTTTGGGTTTGCAAGCTTTGGTAGACAACCATAAAGGACACGGGAGGGGGTCAAGTGCAGCCTTGGCATCTGAGCCAGGTTCTGTCCTGCTCCACTGTGACTCTGCAGTCAACGCCTGTCACCAGATATGTCAGCTCCAGTGACCTGGGAAGGGCCAGGGCAGGAATTATTCATTTCTTGGCACTCAGTCCCAGATCCTGGGCCTGCTGCCTGCATGCTCCAGGGATTCTGGCTGAGACTCCAGCAGGCCcatggggcagaggggtgggtggggtaATGGTGCAGGTTGTGGGTTTCCCACCCCTCTCGGATTCTCCCATCCCCCTTCTCTCACCTCTGCTCCATAATCTGCCCACTGGGAAACTCAGGCTCTGTATCCGAGAACGTGAAGCCCGTCAGAGGTTGTCACAGGGGAAGGGGCACCAGCAAGCTTTATATCCTGAGGCCCCTGACCTTTAAAATCTCTAGTAGGACTTCATTTGAACAGAGGGTTCCTTAActgaaataaagatttgaaaaacacACTATGGGGAAGTTGTAGAGGCCGTACGTGCTGGACAGGGAGCTGAGAAACGACTTCTCAAGAGTTATGCTGGCTGGAGGGCTGCCGCCtaggagcagggaggagagctCAAAGGAAGGGGCATTTAGTGAGCACCTCCTGGGTGCTGAGCTGGCCATTGGCTTGGGAATGTACGGCAAAGCAGTTTCCAGAAAGCAAGAGCTCTCCCTGGCAGAGCTGGCTGACAGACAAGAAAATGGGCTGCCCTGGGAGGGGTGAACCCCCTGACCCTGAAGTTCACAGGTAGGGGCCGGGTGACCCGGCAGGCCTAAGAGCACACTCTCTGGGAACACCTTTGGGCAGGAGGGTCTCTGCCTCAGAGCAGGCCGTGGGTTTCCTCCCTTGGGGGCCAGGAACTCATCCTTTcaaagggaagagaggggcagcTCTAGTGTGACCCCACTCTCTTCTCATGTTACCGGTGGAGAAACTAATGCTCAGGTTCTCAGCCAGGAATCGCATAACAAAATGGGCAAGGACCCAGGCTTTCTGCCGCTCCTTCCAGAACATTGAAGAACCAGCCATAAACCCGTCAGGGGTCCAGAGCAGAGGCCCTGCCTCAGCCTGAACCCTACCCTTAACACTGTATCTCTCAGACCTTGGCAAGAGGGAAGGCCAGTGGCTTTTCTGGGGGCCCAGAGAACCCCACCCTGGTATCAGGCTTTATTCAGACCGGTTGCCCAaggaggagagaggtgggggctTGCCTGAGCATGCTTCTACGCTCCCCAGATGTTCGTGGTAGCCGAAGCTGAAGGAAGCTCCTGCCGTTTGCACGAGTTCACCATCTCCGGCACCACTTACGCCCCGGAGGGCGAAGTGTGAGTGCTGGGCGAGGGAGAGCGGGTGGGCGTGGTTTCCTGGTGAGCTGGGCTACAGCGGACAGAGGGCTCCGAGAGTCGTCAGTGGGCGAGGCTTCCTGGGGGCGGGATCAAGAAGCTGTGCGCCTCCCAGGGGCCGGGCCAAATGCCCCGGTACTGAGACCCAGCCCCACAGGAGGCAGGCGGAGCAGCTCGTGCGCTGTGGGCAGTTCGATGGGCTGGTGGAGCTGGCGACAATCTGTGCCCTGTGCAACGACTCAGCGCTGGACTACAATGAGGTGGGCCCCAGCTCCCTTTCGTGACCTCCCTAGTATCCAGGTGCCCAAGACAGACGCTTCTTTGAGTCTCAGAACTCCCAGGATTGGCAGTCCCTTACCCTTTGGAGTGCCACACCCCAGGGGCACTGCCACCCCTGCACAATCCCCCACTGCCATTCCTTCCTCAGACTGGCTTTAGAACCAGTGCCCTAAGTGCCTTAGGGCTCTTGGACTGTGGGGGACTGTAATGTAAGGGACTGTAGTGCCAGGGTGCCTAGAGGAAGAAATTAGGGGAGCAGGGCTAGGGAGGGTGTTTAAAGTAGAAGGCACAGCCCGAAAAAGGCCCATAGGTCGTAACAGCCTGATGTGATGTAGGCATTGAATGGCCTTGACTGCAGCTGGAGCAGAATGGAACATGCAGGAAGACACTCCTACCTGAGGGAAGGACTTGACCACACCAAGTCAGGTCCCATAACGAGCTGAGGACAATAGTGAGCCACCAAAGGGTTTTGAGCAGGAGAGTGATAATGGTCAGATCTGCATTTACGAAAGATCAGGCTTCTATGTGAAGGATGGAACAGATAGGGCAAGACTGGATTCAGGAAGTCCTGTGTGGTCCTCCGGGTCAGAGAGTTGCTGGCTGGGGCttcagggaaaggggagaaggcaTAGGTTGGAGAGAGAATTAGGAACAAAACTCCCGGGACTTGGTGACTGGTTAGGTGAAAGAGTCGGAGGATAGCTCCTGGTTGGTGTCCGGGCTGGGACTGTCACTGGAATGGCAAATacagggggaaggggaggtggcCTGAGGGTCAGTAAGGAACCAAGTCCCACAGGCAGCTTGGAGTTCAGGGGAAAGGTCACTGCCAGGCTGGGCACTGGAAGTCAAGCACATgaaaggtggggggagcagggagcgTAGGAGGCCTCAGGGAGAGAAGATgggaggggagaagcagggacCGGACTGCAGGGTTTAGAAAGAGGAATCTGgagaaggaggctgggaaggagcATGCGGAGCATGAGGTAGACGGCCGGGAGAACACATGTTCACTGATGTCAGGGAAGggtcagaagggaagggaagcatcAGTGTCGGATGCTACCCAGACCTCATGTCAGCTGGGCTGGGAAGGGTCCAGAGGCCTGATGCAAAGGAGGTTTAAGGTAACTGGCCAAGGGAGCTCTAGGGGTCAGGGAGTGAGTGCGAGGTGAGGCTTGGGGGTCCACTGGAGGCTTTCCTGCTCTTCACGCCCTGTACTCTGGGCCCCACCAGGCTAAGGGCGTATATGAGAAGGTGGGAGAGGCCACGGAGACAGCCCTGACTTGCCTGGTGGAGAAAATGAACGTGTTTGACACCAACCTCCAGGCCCTGTCCCGAGTGGAACGAGCCAGTGCCTGCAATGCGGTGAGTAGAGTGAGAGCTCTGGCCACAGGCCTCATAGCGGGGGCTTCTGGGTAtctagagaagggagagaggaaggcgAAATCTTGggaggcttctgggaggaggagggacttcAGACGCTAGTAAGACTTAgctaggaagaaaagagaggaaaagactgAGTGTGGGCGAGGATTCAGAGTTGGGAAGTACACAGCATGGTCAGGAAGTGGCAAGCTTTTGGCATTTCTCAGGctggagagggagatgggggcTTCCAATGCCAGGCTCAGAGGAGGATAGGCACCATCCCACAGGGAGCAGGAGGCTCTTCGTAGGATCGGGCAGCTGGAAAGAAAGCAGTGAGACTTGCTGGCTCTGCCTCTCACATCCTGACCCTCCTGGGCCCCGTAGGTCATCAAGCAGCTGATGCGGAAGGAGTTTACTTTGGAGTTCTCCCGGGACCGGAAGTCCATGTCAGTGTACTGCACGCCCACTCGCCCTGGCCTGGCAGCCCAGGGCAGCAAGATGTTTGTGAAGGTGGGGCCTGCCTAACTGGCCTAGGGCCGCTGCCCATGTGGAGTCCCTGGGAGATCCGATCTCCAGTGTTCTAAAGAGCCAGTGACTGCAGCTGTGGGAGACCAAGGGAGCTGTGAGGCCCACGGTCAAAGCAGCGGATCCAGAACGAGGGTGGTCAGCCTGCCATGGGGCACTGGGAGCAGGATCTGGTCTTGGTGGAGATAAAGCCGGGGCTAGGCACCAAGGCCTGCCCCTCACCATGGTCCCAGCCCTGGGCTGAGAGGCACTGCCTCACCACATGACCTTGGGGTCACCTTTGCTCTTCcatgggcctcagtctccccatccaAATGGCAGGATCAAGCTGGAAGGTCTCGGAAGCCTTTCACCTCTGATGAGGGGCATTGAGGTAGTTGGTGCCCATCTTTGGTGCTTCATGTTTTGGCAACTGAGTCCTAGAGAGGGAAGTCTCCCATCCAGACTTCTGCCCATAGCACTGTTACTGTCACTGCTTTTCAACCTGAAGTAGGAATCACAGCCCTAACTTCATGCTGAAGTGGAAGTTTTAacttcttttgaaatgaaaaggcTTCTGTATTGGGATCTCAGGCTACTTTGAAAACTTAGCCACTTTGAAAACTCTCCTCTcctttggggagagggagaaggcatGACGAAGGGCTCAGAAGCTATTCCCAGGCCCAGGGTGAGACCCAAGGTGAGACCCCAAGGCTACTGAGGAGCCTGTCACCCCTGTCACATTTTCCCAGGGCCACACCCACCACCCCTCAGCATGGCTGTGTCTCTGGtccccaggcagggctcagcCTGCTTCCCGTTGCTGAACCCCCCTACAGAATTGGGATCCTGGTAGCACCAGGTTGGCAGGGAAACAGGGCATGTAGGAGGACTGCCAATCCtattcccaccccctgccccagatGCTGTAGCAGACCTTCTCAGCTCTGgattggtggggggagggggcctcccCACGGGCAGCCACTACCCCCCCATTCCTTTTGGGTTTCTCCCAGTGGGGCCCCCTTGGTTTCCACTCTGAGCTTCCAGAGAATGGATTCTGGTCCATGCCTTGCTGTGTGTCCCCTTGGATGGCCTTTTCCCATTTCTGGGCCTCAACTTCCTCTGTTGGgcaagagggaaaggaggggtcCTAACTGACAGAGttacctctcccctcccccatgacgCAGGGGGCTCCTGAGAGTGTGATCGAGCGCTGCAGCTCAGTCCGAGTGGGAAGCCGCACAGTACCCCTGAACGCCACCTCCAGGGAGCAGATCCTCGCCAAAATCCGGGATTGGGGCTCCGGCTCAGACACGCTGCGTTGCCTGGCACTGGCCACTCGGGATGCACCCCCAAGGAAGGAGGACATGCAGCTGGATGACTGCGGCAAATTTGCGCAGTACGAGGTGCGTGccagggcagggcccagggctgggAGCCACATGTCTCCCTGCCAGGGCCGGGCAGGTAGCAGCTTGAGCGTGGGCCCAGGCCCCACTTGCATCTGCGCCCTCCCTACAGATGGACCTGACTTTTGTGGGCTGCGTGGGCATGCTGGACCCTCCAAGGCCCGAGGTGGCTGCTTGCATCGCACGCTGCCACCAGGCCGGCATCCGTGTGGTCATGATCACAGGGGACAACAAAGGCACAGCTGTGGCCATCTGCCGCCGGCTTGGCATCTTCAAGGACACAGAGGATGTGGTGGGCAAAGCCTACACGGGTCGCGAATTCGATGACCTCAGCCCTGAGCAGCAACGCCAGGCCTGCCGCACAGCGTGCTGCTTCGCCCGTGTGGAACCTGCACACAAGTCCCGAATTGTAGAGAACCTACAGTCCTTCAATGAGATCACCGCCATGGTGAGGCCACAAGATGGGAGCCTAGTGGAGGTGGTGAGGagttgggagggggaggagggtcaCTGACCagagagctgggaaggagcaACCCGTACAACATCTGCCCCtgcttcattcttattttttcggcattttattacaaaaaatctcaagcacaaaaagaaattaaaatagttttttagtAAACATCTATAATATCCATGATCTAGATTCTACAAGTAACGTTCTGTTATATTTGCTTTGCACAtacctatccatctatccatccttaATCCAGCTTTTCTTAAgtaaatttcaaagtaaattgcagGCATCAGTACGCTTCACCCTCACATAATTTAGAATGCATACTCTATCTAGAGAGCAGCATTTCTttgtggttctattttttttcctttttgaggtaAAACTAACATGCAATGAAATGCACAAGTCTTAAGCATAGCATTCATTTGACATGTTTTGATAAATGCAGACACACCTTTGGGTGTCATCCAAACTCTTATCAAGATAAGGAATATTACCATGGAGACATGAAGTTCCCTCATGCACCTTCCCCATCAGGACCCTCTCCCACAACAGGCCATTTTTCCACCATAGATTGTCTGTCCTAgattttcatatgaatggaatcatatagtatgtattcttgtgtgtggcttctttgttttgaaatttatccaTGTGGCTTTGGGTATCAGTagatgattgcttttttttttttttttttttaagcattgagTAGCGTTCCACTGTGAGtcagtttacttatccattcacctttcGATGGGCATTTTGTTTGGgcccagtttttgttttgtctcattcTTGATTACTAACCTATTCATCAACACCCAGCTGATTCTTGAACCCAGTCTCACCCCTGACCTGGCCTCTGTTGACCTCTAGCCCCCATTTCTTTACTTTAATGCTGACCTGTGATCCAGTCTTGACCTTGGTACTGAGCTGGGCACCAATCTTGACTTGACCATAATTATAATCTGgttcttgactttatttttgacCTTCATATTGACTTGGTCCCTGACCTTGAACTTGACCATCTTAATCTGATTTTTACTTTGGGTCAGCCCTAAATGGGCTGCAGTCTTGACCTGCACCCTCACCTGATCCTTGACATTGACCTTGACCTCCAACCCAATACTTTTTGTAGACCTCAACTTTATGTGGCCTCTAATCTTCACCTTGACTGCAACTCCAACCTTGTCTGTGACATCACTCCTGATGTGGGCCATAACCTTGATTTGACCTTTGAGTTTGACTTGACCTTTGCCTTAgtctagtttttaattttgagtctGAGTCCAGTGTTGACCCTGACCTTCACCTTGGCTCCAGCCTTTACCTTAACTATAACACCCACCTGATCCTTTGCCTGGGCCACAACCTTGACCTCATCCCTGACTTAACCTTACCTTTGCCCTTAACCTCAGCTTTGTATTTTATACCACATCCAACCTGAATTTCATCTCCATCCTCATCAGTGACCTACCGTCATCCCCAAGTCCACCCTCACCATCTTCTCTGACCTTAGAATTGACCTTCTCTTCAAATTTGTCCTTGTCTGCAACGCTTGGCTTCCCCCTCAGCCTCATACCCCAGCCCAATCTCTGAGCTCATTCTCAGCCTCACCATTTGTTTTGTTCAGCTGTCTGCTTCCTTGGGGACATCCCCTGAGCTTAGGGATAGGCTTAGTTGAGAGGAGTCAAGGAGGTGGAAGAGAAGTTTCTCAGGCATGGTCCTACCTACCTTGGCCCCTAGACTGGAGACGGGGTGAATGATGCCCCAGCTCTGAAGAAAGCAGAGATTGGCATTGCCATGGGTTCCGGCACAGCTGTGGCCAAGTCGGCAGCTGAGATGGTGCTGTCAGATGACAACTTTGCCTCAATTGTGGCTGCAGTGGAGGAGGGCCGGGCCATCTACAACAACATGAAGCAATTCATCCGCTACCTCATCTCCTCCAATGTCGGCGAGGTTGTCTGGTGAGGCCCTGCATTTCCTGTTCCCAGCCCTCTGGACCAGCTCTAGGTCACTAAGGAAAATGCCTGTTGCTCGGATGGGGCTGTAGGGGTAGAGGAACACATGCCCTGCCCTGGAGACGGCCTTCTAGGACCTCATCTCAAGGAGGGCAGGGCCTTGTCATTCTTCCAGAGGCCTTGGTGCATCCCGGCCCCCAAGGAGATACCTAAAAAGTCCCTGTCATCCCTCTAGCCATAATCCCCACATTCACAGTTGCCAAGATGGGAGAACTAGCGCTGCTCTGGGGCAGTAACgtgttcacgtgtgtgtgtgagtgtgtgcacacaggtgTGTGCAAACATGGCGTGTGTACCCGAATGAAAGGTGTGGGTAgccatgtgcatgtgtgctcttGTGCATCTTGAGGCATAAGCAGAAGCACGGAGGATTTGTGCCAGCATCTAATTTGTACACATTTAGGTTCACGTGTGAGAGATGCCTGCGGGGGATGGTGAGCACATGTTTGCTTGGACACATGTGACTTCTGTCACCTCTGCTTGTCCGGGCAAGCATGTAGGTGTTTGCTTGTGTTTGTGCGATTGTATGGCCTGTGCTGTTTTTACTTCTGTCTGCGAACAAATTGTATGTGCTCAGGCATGCATTGTCCACATGTGTACATGCCCTAGAGAGGAGTTCTGGCCTAAACAGGAGAGGCCTAAAGAGCAGAAtcatccagcctccagagctgagaTTAGGAGGCACAAGTGGTCCAGGGTGAAGCAGAGCCATGTATATGCAAGTctcacttgtgcacacacataaGAACTAGAAAAGTGAGGTGGGGCTCCTGTGAAGACAGTAGGTGAGCCTCCCAGTCTAGAGTGTGAGTAGGAGCTGGGCTCTCCAGTTGCTGGGCCCTAGAGCCTCTGACCCTGGTTCCAGCATCTTCCTCACGGCAATTCTGGGCCTGCCGGAAGCCCTGATCCCTGTGCAGCTGCTCTGGGTGAACCTGGTGACGGATGGCTTACCTGCCACAGCCCTGGGTTTCAACCCACCAGACCTGGACATCATGGAGAAGCTGCCCCGGAACCCTCGTGAGGCCCTCATCAGTGGCTGGCTCTTTTTTCGATATCTGGCTATAGGAGGTGAGTGGGGCCCTAGCCCTCAGTGGGGTTTCAGGAGCTTCCTGAGAGCTTCTATCAGGGATCCTTGCAAACTGCAGACAGTATGACTCAGCCTGGCATAGGCCAAAGGAAGCTGTGTGGGCTCATCTAATGGAAAATACTAGAGCATTcctcaggcatggctggatccaggccTCAGTATCACTGGCCTAGTTTGGCTCTGCTTCAGCTCCATTCTCGGACAGGTGCTCCTTGAGATGGAAAGATGGCTGCTGCAGCTGTAGCCCTCATGTTTACTCTCTTACAACCCCCAATTCAGCAGAAGAGAGAGTATCCGTCAGTAATATGATCAAAGTCTCAGGCCTGTTCTTGGCCCACATTGGGCCACCTGCTTATCTCCTAGCCAGTCACCATGGCCAGGGGTGTGGCAGATGTTGATTGCCAATCAAGGCCCACCACTGTCACTAAGGGTAGGTGCTATAAACCACATggctcagagagggagagggtggttCCCTGACAGAAACTCAGGGCATTTTTAGGAAGGGGAAATGGATGCCAGAAAACCACAGCTATCCACTATAGCcagcttcctcctgccctccttgcAGTGTACGTAGGCCTGGCCACGGTGGCTGCCGCCACCTGGTGGTTCCTATATGATGCCGAGGGACCTCACGTCACCTTCTACCAGCTGGTAAGCAAGGATGGCCAGGGACTCTGTTGGGGTTATTTCTGAGGTAGAACTCACTGCCCAAATTGTTGGAGCTCCAGGGGAAAGGGATCTGGAACTCCACGGTTGGCCAATGGCTGTCCCTCCCTACCCTCATACACATACATAGACATCCACCATCTAAGGAGCCAAGCTCAGAAGCCACTGGAAACCTAGAGATAGCAGCCCGGCCCCAGAGCCAGAGAAGCGGTTACTG contains:
- the ATP2A3 gene encoding sarcoplasmic/endoplasmic reticulum calcium ATPase 3 isoform X3 — translated: MEAAHLLSAADVLRRFSVTVEGGLRPEQVTSARERYGPNELPTEEGKSLWELVLEQFEDLLVRILLLAALVSFERNAESAIEALKEYEPEMGKVIRSDRKGVQRVRARDIVPGDIVEVAVGDKVPADLRLLEIKSTTLRVDQSILTGESVSVTKHTDAILDPRAVNQDKKNMLFSGTNIASGKALGVAVATGLHTELGKIRSQMAAVEPERTPLQHKLDEFGRQLSRAISVICVAVWVINISHFADPAHGGSWLRGAVYYFKIAVALAVAAIPEGLPAVITTCLALGTRRMARKNAIVRSLPSVETLGCTSVICSDKTGTLTTNQMSVCRMFVVAEAEGSSCRLHEFTISGTTYAPEGEVRQAEQLVRCGQFDGLVELATICALCNDSALDYNEAKGVYEKVGEATETALTCLVEKMNVFDTNLQALSRVERASACNAVIKQLMRKEFTLEFSRDRKSMSVYCTPTRPGLAAQGSKMFVKGAPESVIERCSSVRVGSRTVPLNATSREQILAKIRDWGSGSDTLRCLALATRDAPPRKEDMQLDDCGKFAQYEMDLTFVGCVGMLDPPRPEVAACIARCHQAGIRVVMITGDNKGTAVAICRRLGIFKDTEDVVGKAYTGREFDDLSPEQQRQACRTACCFARVEPAHKSRIVENLQSFNEITAMTGDGVNDAPALKKAEIGIAMGSGTAVAKSAAEMVLSDDNFASIVAAVEEGRAIYNNMKQFIRYLISSNVGEVVCIFLTAILGLPEALIPVQLLWVNLVTDGLPATALGFNPPDLDIMEKLPRNPREALISGWLFFRYLAIGVYVGLATVAAATWWFLYDAEGPHVTFYQLRNFLKCSEDNPLFADIDCEVFESRFPTTMALSVLVTIEMCNALNSVSENQSLLRMPPWLNPWLLAAVAMSMALHFLILLVPPLPLVFQVTPLSGRQWVVVLQISLPVILLDEALKYLSRNHVDEEKDKK
- the ATP2A3 gene encoding sarcoplasmic/endoplasmic reticulum calcium ATPase 3 isoform X1, encoding MEAAHLLSAADVLRRFSVTVEGGLRPEQVTSARERYGPNELPTEEGKSLWELVLEQFEDLLVRILLLAALVSFVLAWFEEGEETTTAFVEPLVIMLILVANAIVGVWQERNAESAIEALKEYEPEMGKVIRSDRKGVQRVRARDIVPGDIVEVAVGDKVPADLRLLEIKSTTLRVDQSILTGESVSVTKHTDAILDPRAVNQDKKNMLFSGTNIASGKALGVAVATGLHTELGKIRSQMAAVEPERTPLQHKLDEFGRQLSRAISVICVAVWVINISHFADPAHGGSWLRGAVYYFKIAVALAVAAIPEGLPAVITTCLALGTRRMARKNAIVRSLPSVETLGCTSVICSDKTGTLTTNQMSVCRMFVVAEAEGSSCRLHEFTISGTTYAPEGEVRQAEQLVRCGQFDGLVELATICALCNDSALDYNEAKGVYEKVGEATETALTCLVEKMNVFDTNLQALSRVERASACNAVIKQLMRKEFTLEFSRDRKSMSVYCTPTRPGLAAQGSKMFVKGAPESVIERCSSVRVGSRTVPLNATSREQILAKIRDWGSGSDTLRCLALATRDAPPRKEDMQLDDCGKFAQYEMDLTFVGCVGMLDPPRPEVAACIARCHQAGIRVVMITGDNKGTAVAICRRLGIFKDTEDVVGKAYTGREFDDLSPEQQRQACRTACCFARVEPAHKSRIVENLQSFNEITAMTGDGVNDAPALKKAEIGIAMGSGTAVAKSAAEMVLSDDNFASIVAAVEEGRAIYNNMKQFIRYLISSNVGEVVCIFLTAILGLPEALIPVQLLWVNLVTDGLPATALGFNPPDLDIMEKLPRNPREALISGWLFFRYLAIGVYVGLATVAAATWWFLYDAEGPHVTFYQLRNFLKCSEDNPLFADIDCEVFESRFPTTMALSVLVTIEMCNALNSVSENQSLLRMPPWLNPWLLAAVAMSMALHFLILLVPPLPLVFQVTPLSGRQWVVVLQISLPVILLDEALKYLSRNHVDEEKDKK
- the ATP2A3 gene encoding sarcoplasmic/endoplasmic reticulum calcium ATPase 3 isoform X2, with product MEAAHLLSAADVLRRFSVTVEGGLRPEQVTSARERYGPNELPTEEGKSLWELVLEQFEDLLVRILLLAALVSFVLAWFEEGEETTTAFVEPLVIMLILVANAIVGVWQERNAESAIEALKEYEPEMGKVIRSDRKGVQRVRARDIVPGDIVEVAVGDKVPADLRLLEIKSTTLRVDQSILTGESVSVTKHTDAILDPRAVNQDKKNMLFSGTNIASGKALGVAVATGLHTELGKIRSQMAAVEPERTPLQHKLDEFGRQLSRAISVICVAVWVINISHFADPAHGGSWLRGAVYYFKIAVALAVAAIPEGLPAVITTCLALGTRRMARKNAIVRSLPSVETLGCTSVICSDKTGTLTTNQMSVCRMFVVAEAEGSSCRLHEFTISGTTYAPEGEVRQAEQLVRCGQFDGLVELATICALCNDSALDYNEAKGVYEKVGEATETALTCLVEKMNVFDTNLQALSRVERASACNAVIKQLMRKEFTLEFSRDRKSMSVYCTPTRPGLAAQGSKMFVKGAPESVIERCSSVRVGSRTVPLNATSREQILAKIRDWGSGSDTLRCLALATRDAPPRKEDMQLDDCGKFAQYEMDLTFVGCVGMLDPPRPEVAACIARCHQAGIRVVMITGDNKGTAVAICRRLGIFKDTEDVVGKAYTGREFDDLSPEQQRQACRTACCFARVEPAHKSRIVENLQSFNEITAMTGDGVNDAPALKKAEIGIAMGSGTAVAKSAAEMVLSDDNFASIVAAVEEGRAIYNNMKQFIRYLISSNVGEVVCIFLTAILGLPEALIPVQLLWVNLVTDGLPATALGFNPPDLDIMEKLPRNPREALISGWLFFRYLAIGVYVGLATVAAATWWFLYDAEGPHVTFYQLRNFLKCSEDNPLFADIDCEVFESRFPTTMALSVLVTIEMCNALNSVSENQSLLRMPPWLNPWLLAAVAMSMALHFLILLVPPLPLVFQVTPLSGRQWVVVLQISLPVILLDEALKYLSRNHVDEKDKK